A genomic region of Scomber japonicus isolate fScoJap1 chromosome 5, fScoJap1.pri, whole genome shotgun sequence contains the following coding sequences:
- the si:dkey-29p10.4 gene encoding tripartite motif-containing protein 14 has product MGAVLDTPTNCPLCNELTRDPVVLKCKHRFCQRCIGDLWSITPNGPYKCPEWRCKTVYQTLPFDRSLIRPPPTPSRRAQPRSAAVDGTSSNNEQNRSDSTLRRPSLTSRLLGKRKASTPVPEEPDTKRSSKVSASERPSDAETPTTSLSQEPMQWSGVEAAKTEVTRKSTQSESGDGPSSSDNSESNAVPASDVPQEMSTQQSPHTSVEVVTLDNSDSSDEVDICDAPLLATPKKDIQMTGIRASPQKPASPTNSDSFPGVSTPGKDKSPAPHVSKSPLTKQPGAASGSPSHIGIFAKLESKKPRPVPCHYCPKTVYQSAVKTCLVCGASMCAEHLRPHLDSPVFQSHTLVPPMEDISLWKCQEHHEMNRIYCRQCALCVCTVCTVIGSHRNHVCISIREAERELRGNLKEEIKQLQETELQVKTTMTELTQQKETSTVALSEARAGVQQQYGAIREALEQEEQTALQCVTKEESKVLGGLEEKLRQLQSSLQSIQQGLHTLEGLADAKGEKHIQDQAFIMEYSKVAQLAGDMGSCLDQLEAPEEVDQARLKFLQMWTEKRLDTVVITSTSKDRDLYRLLYGTIPVLDADTAHPKLQLSENNRRVTYSEAQQTYTEQEARFSSFPQVLASRALEGGRWYWEASVSVDEGRWKVGLCEGQIERKGQKDNSRLGFNSYSWCLTCDRRKVEALHNKVAVAVDADRLQRVGMLLDFEEGVLSFFSVTPEGTLALMHSYKHRFTEPLYPALSVSKTQLAICDLFQL; this is encoded by the exons ATGGGTGCAGTGCTGGACACTCCGACGAACTGCCCGTTGTGCAACGAGCTGACCCGGGACCCCGTCGTCCTTAAGTGTAAACACCGGTTCTGCCAACGATGCATCGGAGACCTGTGGAGCATTACTCCAAACGGGCCGTACAAGTGTCCGGAGTGGAGGTGTAAAACAGTGTACCAGACACTTCCGTTTGATCGCAGTTTGATACGGCCGCCGCCAACCCCCAGTCGACGGGCTCAGCCTCGCAGCGCTGCAGTTGACG GCACATCCAGTAACAATGAACAGAACAGATCTGACTCGACACTGAGGAGGCCCTCACTCACCAGCCGACTACTCGGGAAGAGGAAGGCCAGCACACCTGTACCAGAAGAACCTGACACAAAACGGTCAAGTAAGGTATCTGCTTCGGAGAGGCCAAGTGATGCTGAGACTCCCACCACTTCCTTGTCACAGGAACCTATGCAGTGGAGTGGTGTGGAGGCAGCTAAGACAGAAGTGACCCGAAAATCTACACAGTCTGAAAGTGGTGACGGCCCGTCCTCCAGTGACAACTCCGAGAGCAATGCAGTACCTGCAAGTGATGTGCCACAAGAAATGTCAACCCAGCAGAGCCCGCATACATCAGTAGAAGTCGTCACACTGGATAACTCTGATAGCTCTGATGAAGTAGATATATGTGATGCGCCTCTTCTTGCAACACCCAAGAAAGACATACAAATGACAGGAATTCGTGCATCGCCACAAAAACCTGCCTCACCCACCAACTCTGATTCATTTCCAGGGGTCTCAACTCCAGGAAAAGATAAGTCCCCTGCGCCCCATGTCAGCAAGTCACCTCTAACCAAACAACCTGGAGCTGCTTCAGGATCTCCAAGCCATATTGGCATCTTTGCAAAGCTAGAAAGCAAAAAACCCAGGCCTGTGCCCTGCCATTATTGCCCTAAAACAGTATATCAGTCTGCTGTGAAGACCTGTCTGGTGTGCGGGGCCTCCATGTGTGCAGAGCATCTGCGTCCCCACTTGGACTCCCCTGTGTTTCAGAGTCACACCCTGGTTCCTCCCATGGAGGACATTTCTCTCTGGAAATGCCAGGAGCACCATGAGATGAACCGTATCTACTGCAGGCagtgtgcactgtgtgtgtgcactgtgtgtACAGTCATAGGTTCCCATCGCAACCATGTCTGCATCAGCatcagagaggcagagagagagctcAGG GGTAATCTGAAGGAGGAAATCAAACAACTGCAGGAGACTGAACTGCAAGTTAAGACAACGATGACTGAACTCACTCAGCAAAAAGAGACTTCCACA GTGGCTTTAAGCGAGGCTCGAGCAGgggtgcagcagcagtatgGAGCTATCAGGGAGGCcctggagcaggaggagcaaaCAGCTCTTCAGTGTGTGACAAAGGAGGAGAGCAAGGTTTTAGGAGGGCTGGAGGAGAAACTCCGCCAACTCCAGAGCTCCTTGCAATCCATCCAGCAAGGCCTGCACACCCTGGAGGGGCTGGCTGATGCCAAGGGTGAAAAACACATCCAAGACCAGGCCTTCATTATG GAATACAGCAAGGTAGCCCAACT GGCTGGGGACATGGGAAGTTGTTTGGATCAGTTGGAAGCGCCAGAGGAAGTGGATCAAGCCCGGCTGAAATTTCTGCAGATGTGGACCGAGAAACGGCTGGACACAGTCGTCATCACTTCGACGAGTAAAGACAGAGACCTCTACAGGCTGCTCT ATGGTACCATCCCCGTCTTGGATGCAGATACAGCCCATCCcaagctgcagctgtctgaaaacaacaggagggtgaCCTACAGCGAGGCCCAGCAGACCTACACAGAGCAGGAGGCTCGATTCAGCTCCTTTCCACAGGTCCTAGCCTCCCGTGCCCTAGAGGGGGGTCGCTGGTATTGGGAGGCGAGCGTGTCTGTGGATGAGGGCCGCTGGAAAGTGGGGCTGTGTGAGGGTCAGATAGAGAGGAAGGGCCAAAAGGACAACTCTCGCCTGGGCTTCAACTCGTACTCCTGGTGCCTGACCTGTGACAGACGGAAGGTGGAGGCTCTACATAACAAGGTGGCGGTTGCCGTGGATGCAGACAGGCTGCAAAGGGTCGGAATGCTCCTCGACTTCGAGGAGGGTGTTTTATCATTCTTTAGTGTGACACCAGAGGGCACTCTAGCTTTGATGCATTCCTACAAGCACAGGTTTACTGAGCCGCTTTACCCAGCCTTGTCAGTGTCTAAAACACAGCTGGCCATCTGTGATCTGTTCCAGTTGTAA